One window of the Bacillota bacterium genome contains the following:
- a CDS encoding CatB-related O-acetyltransferase, with the protein MASIIVGKDSVVMDPHPFFTTHLPDEVILIGKFSGLAEDVKVFAGFEHYAKNVAGFPLNILYFSKFDQVAIDDPDNASEFMERATRHIKKDVYAKGPTIIGNDVLVMYHATILSGVKIGDGAFIGAGSVVAKDVPPYAIVAGNPARVIKYRFSEEQIKALLLIRWWDWTDEEMKEFEEYFYDIDVFVPKALEKMKKEGRLPQNKGVV; encoded by the coding sequence ATGGCATCAATTATTGTAGGGAAAGACAGTGTAGTGATGGATCCACACCCTTTTTTCACGACTCACCTGCCTGATGAAGTTATCTTAATCGGGAAGTTCAGCGGGCTGGCCGAAGATGTAAAAGTTTTTGCAGGTTTTGAACATTACGCTAAGAATGTTGCCGGCTTTCCATTAAATATTTTATATTTCAGTAAGTTTGATCAAGTGGCTATCGATGATCCAGATAATGCATCAGAATTTATGGAGAGGGCAACCAGGCATATTAAAAAAGATGTTTATGCAAAAGGCCCCACCATTATTGGTAACGATGTATTGGTAATGTACCATGCTACTATATTATCCGGTGTAAAAATCGGAGATGGCGCCTTTATAGGGGCCGGTTCGGTGGTTGCCAAAGATGTACCCCCTTATGCCATAGTGGCCGGAAACCCGGCCAGGGTAATAAAGTACAGGTTTTCTGAGGAACAAATAAAGGCCTTGCTTCTTATTAGATGGTGGGACTGGACTGATGAGGAAATGAAAGAATTTGAAGAGTATTTCTATGATATTGATGTTTTTGTTCCAAAGGCCCTTGAAAAAATGAAAAAAGAGGGAAGGTTACCACAAAATAAAGGGGTAGTTTGA
- a CDS encoding NAD(P)-dependent oxidoreductase — protein MKVLVTGATGFVGSYLTRRLVERGHTISGKGTHLQIRNVPNYGMSPIGIHIFTRGSSNKWRIKDLLVHITDHRVDLRDACTVERAVAQIRPDIIYHLATYGGFASQKDTPAVIESNFLGTINLLNACEKIGFDYFINTGSSSEYGLKSEPMEEGDMLEPVGDYGVSKAAASLYCQSRALEKSLPVITLRLFSPYGPWDDPRRLIPYVIKSLFRGESPKLSTPDSVRDYIYIDDVLDIFLKVIKIPKPEGKIFNVGSGVQHSIGEVVSMLTEIIGDGIKPMWGRVNSQRPEPVTWVADINKAQKELGWVPSTSLGNGLSKTVEWFKNNLQLYP, from the coding sequence ATGAAAGTATTAGTTACAGGCGCCACAGGGTTTGTTGGTTCCTACCTTACACGCCGGTTAGTTGAAAGGGGACACACCATTAGCGGAAAGGGGACACACCTTCAAATAAGGAATGTCCCCAATTATGGAATGTCCCCAATTGGAATCCATATCTTTACGCGCGGCAGCTCAAATAAGTGGCGCATAAAAGACTTATTGGTACATATAACCGACCACCGGGTGGATTTGCGGGATGCCTGCACTGTGGAAAGGGCAGTGGCTCAAATAAGGCCGGATATAATCTATCACCTGGCAACTTATGGAGGCTTTGCTTCTCAGAAAGATACCCCCGCTGTTATCGAGTCCAACTTTTTAGGAACTATTAATCTATTAAATGCCTGTGAAAAAATTGGATTTGATTATTTTATAAATACAGGCAGTTCCTCGGAATACGGGCTGAAATCAGAGCCCATGGAGGAGGGCGACATGCTTGAGCCGGTGGGAGATTACGGAGTTTCGAAAGCTGCGGCGTCCCTCTATTGCCAATCCAGAGCACTTGAAAAAAGCCTGCCTGTTATTACCCTGCGCCTTTTCTCCCCTTACGGACCATGGGACGATCCCCGGCGGCTCATCCCCTATGTCATAAAATCACTGTTCAGGGGGGAGTCCCCGAAACTTTCCACGCCTGATTCTGTTCGGGATTATATATATATAGATGATGTGCTGGATATTTTTTTAAAGGTCATCAAAATCCCTAAGCCGGAAGGGAAAATATTTAATGTTGGCAGCGGGGTGCAGCATTCCATTGGTGAAGTTGTTTCTATGCTAACTGAAATTATAGGAGACGGGATAAAGCCAATGTGGGGCAGGGTAAACAGTCAAAGGCCGGAGCCGGTTACCTGGGTGGCTGATATAAATAAAGCCCAAAAAGAACTGGGGTGGGTTCCTTCCACCTCTCTTGGGAACGGGCTGAGTAAAACCGTTGAATGGTTTAAGAATAACCTGCAATTATATCCGTAA
- a CDS encoding thiamine pyrophosphate-binding protein, with protein MKLSDYVTDFLVKEGVSHVFELIGGAITHLLDSVYCRDDIQCISAHHEQAAAFAAEAYARINGNLGVAMATSGPGALNLVTGIGSCYFDSVPCLFITGQVNTYEYKFGKAVRQLGFQETDIVSVIKPLTKYAELVTDAEKIRYHLEKAVYLARNGRPGPVLLDLPMDIQRAQIEPDELKSFFDSEEYKKIDKDFMDSCKTTAIDEVIFLIERAKRPVILAGGGVNKAGAADELRLLVERTGIPVVTSLMGLDTLSHDHFAFYGMVGAYGNRYSNLTLANADFLLILGSRLDTRQTGTRPDTFARAAKKVHVDIDPVELNEKVQVDIAINCDVIQFLFKINNKLKGFLKPDLSHWYNTIKGYREKYPTLAQPGNDKNINPNGFMDLLSSYCAEGDIICVDVGQNQMWAAQSFRLKKKQRILISGGMGAMGFALPAALGAVKAAPGHKAVAIAGDGGIQINIQELDTIVNHNLPVKIFVMNNRCLGMVRQFQDLYFDGRQQSTVKGYSCPDFGKVAAAYGIPSYNIASWLGAQDIIEKVLKTEGPAFVEVKLEQATFVDPKLVVNRPIEDMSPHLDRRELQEIMLIDLVEEIDVPG; from the coding sequence ATGAAGCTTTCCGATTATGTTACTGATTTCCTGGTTAAAGAAGGCGTGTCCCATGTCTTCGAGTTAATTGGCGGGGCTATAACGCATCTTCTGGATTCTGTTTACTGCAGAGACGATATTCAATGCATATCTGCGCATCACGAGCAGGCAGCGGCTTTTGCCGCCGAGGCTTACGCCCGAATTAACGGGAACCTCGGGGTGGCAATGGCCACCAGCGGCCCCGGAGCGCTAAACCTGGTGACCGGGATTGGCAGCTGCTATTTTGACTCGGTGCCCTGCCTGTTTATTACCGGCCAGGTAAACACTTACGAATATAAATTTGGCAAGGCCGTGCGCCAGCTGGGTTTCCAGGAAACCGATATAGTGAGTGTTATAAAGCCCCTTACTAAATATGCGGAGCTGGTTACCGACGCGGAAAAAATAAGATACCACCTGGAAAAAGCTGTATATCTCGCCCGGAACGGAAGACCGGGCCCGGTGCTGCTTGATTTGCCCATGGATATACAGCGCGCCCAAATTGAGCCTGATGAGTTGAAGAGTTTCTTTGATAGCGAAGAGTATAAAAAAATTGATAAGGATTTTATGGATTCATGTAAAACCACGGCCATCGATGAGGTAATCTTTCTTATAGAGAGAGCTAAAAGACCGGTAATCCTAGCCGGTGGAGGGGTGAATAAAGCCGGGGCGGCTGATGAACTTCGCTTACTGGTGGAAAGGACCGGAATACCGGTGGTAACTTCATTAATGGGACTTGACACCCTCTCCCATGACCACTTTGCCTTTTACGGCATGGTCGGGGCCTATGGAAACCGTTATAGTAACCTTACTCTGGCCAATGCCGATTTTTTGTTAATATTGGGTTCCAGGTTGGATACCCGGCAGACAGGTACCAGGCCGGATACATTTGCCAGGGCGGCCAAAAAGGTTCATGTAGACATAGACCCGGTGGAATTGAATGAAAAGGTACAGGTGGATATTGCCATAAATTGCGACGTTATACAGTTTCTGTTTAAGATTAACAATAAACTAAAAGGATTTCTGAAACCGGATTTATCACACTGGTACAATACCATCAAGGGGTACAGGGAAAAATACCCCACCCTTGCTCAACCCGGCAATGACAAAAACATAAATCCTAATGGGTTTATGGATCTTCTTTCTTCGTACTGTGCTGAAGGGGATATTATTTGCGTAGATGTTGGGCAGAATCAAATGTGGGCCGCACAGTCCTTCCGCCTCAAGAAGAAACAAAGGATACTCATTTCAGGCGGCATGGGGGCTATGGGGTTTGCGCTCCCGGCTGCGCTGGGTGCCGTCAAAGCAGCCCCGGGCCATAAGGCCGTTGCCATAGCCGGTGACGGTGGTATACAAATTAACATTCAGGAACTTGATACCATTGTTAATCATAATTTACCGGTTAAAATATTCGTTATGAATAACCGATGTTTGGGCATGGTCCGGCAGTTTCAGGATTTATATTTCGACGGCCGGCAGCAGTCCACCGTGAAGGGCTACAGCTGCCCTGACTTCGGGAAGGTGGCTGCGGCCTATGGAATTCCTTCATATAACATTGCCTCATGGTTAGGCGCGCAGGATATTATCGAAAAGGTTCTAAAAACAGAAGGGCCGGCCTTTGTTGAGGTGAAATTAGAGCAAGCTACCTTTGTTGACCCCAAGCTTGTTGTCAACAGGCCCATTGAAGATATGTCACCTCATCTTGACCGAAGAGAATTGCAGGAGATTATGCTTATTGATTTAGTGGAAGAAATAGATGTACCGGGTTAA
- a CDS encoding serine protease, with protein sequence MLLQEVNWIRLYSHKFCPLLRKAALEWYRPLKLVPCFIQKPIKFFKQKWYKKRVIVQLKDNPEGSFLFTQLASLAGCRIEKKLPLINSFATKVNAKSLQVLAQNDYVHKIWFDRDVKAVLDVASPTVGSPPLWDKNVDGKGIVVAVLDTGIFHHPDLSDRIKDFVDLINQKTDTYDDNGHGTHVAGDIASSGIQSELLFRGPAPEAQLVGVKVLDKMGSGSISTVIEGIQWCVDNKDTTGISVLNMSLGAAATESYTNDPVCQAVEKAWRAGLVVCVAAGNDGPQPQTIGSPGIDPIIITVGALDDAGTIESEDDRVAGFSSRGPTIDGLTKPDVIAPGNNIISLRSPGSMLDKKSRDGRVNEWYTSLSGTSMATPVCAGVVAQMLQANGSLTPDQVKASLMESARTLDLDPNIQGAGIIDAQSAVNAITKEDKNSD encoded by the coding sequence ATGCTGCTACAGGAAGTTAATTGGATTCGACTATATAGCCATAAGTTTTGCCCGCTGCTGAGAAAAGCGGCTCTGGAATGGTACCGTCCGCTTAAATTAGTACCTTGTTTTATTCAAAAACCTATAAAATTCTTTAAACAAAAGTGGTACAAAAAAAGGGTTATCGTCCAGCTAAAAGATAACCCCGAAGGGAGTTTTTTATTTACCCAACTTGCTTCTTTGGCCGGCTGTAGAATAGAAAAAAAACTGCCATTGATCAATTCTTTTGCCACCAAAGTAAACGCTAAATCCCTTCAGGTGTTGGCGCAAAACGACTACGTGCATAAGATCTGGTTTGATCGTGATGTAAAGGCGGTATTGGACGTAGCGTCACCCACCGTTGGGTCGCCACCCCTCTGGGATAAGAACGTTGACGGAAAAGGGATCGTAGTAGCGGTATTGGACACAGGCATATTTCACCATCCTGATTTATCAGACAGAATAAAAGACTTTGTTGATTTAATTAATCAAAAAACTGATACATATGATGATAATGGACACGGTACTCATGTAGCCGGAGATATTGCATCCAGCGGCATACAATCAGAATTATTGTTCAGGGGACCCGCACCTGAGGCACAACTGGTGGGAGTAAAGGTTCTGGATAAAATGGGCTCGGGTTCAATCTCCACCGTGATTGAGGGAATACAGTGGTGCGTTGACAATAAAGATACAACCGGTATCAGTGTGCTAAATATGTCCCTGGGGGCTGCAGCCACTGAGTCCTACACCAATGACCCTGTTTGCCAGGCGGTGGAAAAGGCATGGAGAGCCGGCCTGGTGGTATGCGTAGCAGCAGGCAACGATGGACCACAGCCTCAAACCATCGGCTCACCGGGTATTGATCCAATAATAATAACGGTGGGCGCCCTCGATGATGCAGGTACAATAGAATCTGAAGATGACCGGGTTGCAGGCTTTTCCAGTCGCGGGCCTACAATTGACGGCCTTACCAAGCCGGATGTTATTGCACCGGGTAACAACATCATTTCTTTACGCTCCCCCGGATCCATGCTGGATAAAAAAAGTAGAGATGGAAGGGTCAATGAATGGTACACTTCCCTTTCCGGAACCTCCATGGCCACCCCGGTATGTGCAGGCGTGGTGGCTCAAATGTTACAAGCCAACGGGTCCCTAACACCGGACCAAGTTAAAGCAAGTTTGATGGAATCCGCACGAACACTTGATTTAGACCCTAATATTCAAGGTGCGGGAATAATAGACGCACAAAGTGCAGTTAACGCCATTACTAAGGAAGATAAGAATAGCGATTAG
- a CDS encoding glycosyltransferase: MEANLVSVILPVYNQKHTLQEAIDSILAQKYASFELIVIDDGSTDDPQEILSTYKDPRIKYYAREHKGLPRTLNYGLKKARGEFITWTSADNIMLPDMLSELVFILKTFTEFVSAYAGYYHIDAQGRIISPNFKLPYVYDCRPFVNHHLRNFLVAHFCNFGAAFLYRATACRQVGGFDPACEGIEDVDYSLRIASIGPVFWLPKLLYMYRLHEASMTGRERFGETSYQQGRERFWEKVKNDDYGLTEEEG, from the coding sequence ATGGAAGCGAATCTTGTAAGTGTTATTTTACCTGTATATAACCAGAAACACACCCTCCAAGAGGCGATTGATAGTATTCTTGCTCAGAAATACGCATCCTTTGAATTAATAGTAATAGATGATGGCTCTACCGATGACCCTCAAGAAATCTTAAGCACATATAAAGACCCCCGAATTAAGTACTACGCCCGAGAGCATAAAGGTCTGCCCCGAACGCTGAACTACGGGCTGAAAAAAGCTCGTGGCGAATTTATTACCTGGACTTCGGCCGATAATATTATGCTGCCGGATATGCTTTCTGAACTGGTATTTATTCTAAAGACATTTACTGAATTTGTTTCTGCTTATGCCGGCTATTACCATATCGATGCTCAGGGAAGAATTATTAGCCCTAATTTCAAGTTGCCTTATGTTTATGACTGCCGCCCATTTGTTAACCATCATTTGCGCAATTTTCTTGTCGCACATTTTTGTAATTTTGGTGCAGCTTTTCTCTACCGGGCTACGGCATGCCGCCAGGTTGGGGGCTTTGATCCGGCCTGTGAGGGGATTGAGGATGTAGATTACTCTCTCCGTATCGCCAGCATTGGCCCTGTATTTTGGCTGCCCAAACTACTCTATATGTACCGACTGCATGAAGCATCCATGACCGGTCGGGAAAGATTTGGAGAGACATCTTACCAGCAGGGCAGGGAGCGTTTCTGGGAAAAAGTTAAGAATGATGATTATGGTTTAACAGAAGAGGAGGGATAA
- the fabK gene encoding enoyl-[acyl-carrier-protein] reductase FabK, whose amino-acid sequence MRTSICNILNIKYPIIQGGMAWVSTAPLVAAVSEAGGLGIIGAGQAPTEWLQEQIKQTKNLTSKPFGVNIMLMAPHVPQIVDLLIKERVPVVTTGAGSPEKYVKILQAAGCKIMPVVASVVLARRLARSGVDALIAEGRESGGHVGELGTLPLVPQVVEAVDIPVIAAGGIYDGRGLIATLALGAEGVQMGTRFMSATECTIHHNVKEKLIKAKDRDTMVTGISTGHPVRILKNKLSKQIERLEKDCAPPEEIEKLGVGSLRRCMVDGDIEYGSVMAGQVCSMVKEIQPAAEIIQQILDQARQIIGRLERREK is encoded by the coding sequence ATTAGAACTTCTATTTGTAATATTTTGAATATAAAATATCCTATTATTCAGGGTGGTATGGCCTGGGTTTCTACCGCTCCTTTGGTCGCGGCAGTGAGTGAGGCCGGTGGACTGGGAATTATTGGGGCCGGCCAGGCCCCGACGGAATGGCTCCAGGAACAAATTAAACAGACCAAAAATTTAACCTCCAAACCCTTCGGTGTAAATATAATGTTAATGGCACCGCATGTACCCCAAATAGTTGATCTTCTGATTAAGGAACGAGTACCCGTAGTTACCACTGGTGCCGGTAGTCCCGAAAAATATGTTAAGATTCTTCAGGCTGCGGGATGTAAGATTATGCCGGTTGTAGCATCTGTAGTCCTGGCCCGCCGCCTTGCACGAAGTGGAGTTGATGCATTGATAGCTGAAGGGAGGGAATCAGGAGGGCATGTGGGAGAGCTAGGCACACTTCCGCTGGTGCCACAGGTTGTTGAGGCAGTAGATATACCCGTTATTGCTGCCGGTGGCATTTATGACGGAAGAGGGTTAATTGCGACACTGGCCCTTGGAGCTGAAGGGGTGCAAATGGGTACCAGATTCATGTCAGCCACAGAATGTACGATTCATCATAACGTGAAAGAAAAGCTGATTAAAGCTAAGGACAGAGATACTATGGTAACAGGCATTTCTACTGGTCACCCGGTAAGAATACTAAAAAATAAGTTAAGTAAACAAATTGAGCGACTGGAAAAAGACTGTGCTCCCCCGGAAGAAATTGAAAAATTAGGTGTAGGAAGTCTGCGCCGTTGTATGGTAGATGGTGATATTGAATATGGTTCAGTAATGGCAGGCCAAGTCTGCAGCATGGTTAAAGAAATACAGCCTGCTGCCGAAATAATTCAACAGATTTTAGACCAAGCCCGGCAAATAATAGGCCGGCTGGAAAGACGAGAGAAATAA
- a CDS encoding acyl carrier protein, with product MNVFERIQRILVELLVVDESEITMESTWEDLGADSLDKLEFADMLGEEFNLLVSDEDAAQMSTVEDVVKHIQKHTKHNQ from the coding sequence ATGAATGTGTTTGAGCGTATACAAAGAATACTTGTGGAACTTCTGGTTGTAGATGAGTCAGAGATTACAATGGAATCTACCTGGGAGGATTTAGGAGCTGATTCTCTTGATAAGTTAGAATTTGCCGATATGCTGGGAGAAGAATTCAATTTACTGGTCTCGGATGAAGATGCCGCACAGATGTCTACCGTAGAAGACGTGGTAAAGCATATCCAGAAGCATACAAAGCATAACCAGTAG